From the genome of Anopheles funestus chromosome 2RL, idAnoFuneDA-416_04, whole genome shotgun sequence:
GTGGTGGGCTCGAATCGTACGGTGACGGTGCACGGCGGCTCAGATTGAGCACGTTCGCCGTCAGCAGTGCGCTCGCTATTTCGGTGGTGCGCGGAGGCGACGCATACAACGCGCCTGCTCCGCTGGCATAGGCTGCAACGGCGGCGGCTGCGGCCGTTAGTGGATAACCGCTGGCAGGAAGAGCCGAACTAGCGTACGGGGAGCTTGCACCCACGACAAAGTGTGGCGGATGCGCATGGTGTGCGGCTATATGGTGcggatggtggtgatgatggtggggCGGATAGTGGTGCGAGTGTGCGTGAGCTGCAACCGGAACATGGGCCGGTGGCGATCCCGCCGGACTCGTACTTGAGATGATCGTCGGCGGTGAGGTGGATGAGATCGGAGCGGAAGAGGAggttgtggtggtggtaggCGAACCGAAGCGCGGTGCAGCCGAAGGTGTCAACGTCGGTGAGGGGGAACGTTCATCTCGGTCCAGCTCACCATTGGACACCAGCACTcgctggtgaagatggtgtggatgttgctgctgttgctgctgaagaTGTTGCTGATGCGGGTGGGATTGATGCGGAGGTTGATGGTGATGCTGCGCATGGTGATGGTGCGGATGGTGATGATCGATCACCGACTCCCGAATCACCTCCCGCGAATGATGGCTgtagtgatgatgatgatgatgctgggaCGAGGAGGAAGCcaactgctgctgatgatggtgctgttgctgggCGAGCTGTTGCTGCAGGTGATGATGATCGTCCAGGTTGCGTTCGATCAGTTCCAGCCGAATCTGGGACGGACTGCGACCGTTACCTTCCATCGACGACAACTTGCCACCTTCCGATGCCCGCTCGTACTCGACGATCGTACCGTTGCGGTAGATGGCATGGACCGGTGACAGATATGTTGCCGCACCGTTCGTATGCTGAATAGCACCGCCCGACGATACCGTGGGCGATGAGCTTGGTCCGGCCGGCGGTGGTGATTCCACGTTCGGGTTGGGATGGATGACCGGTGCTTGCTGGGAGGAAGGAATCGACGAAGCTCCGGGGGAGGTGGACGTCGTGCTCGGAGCATTCTGTACGACCGCCAGCAGCGTCTGCTGCAGATGTGGTGTACCGTTGCTGACCGGTGGGCTGTGCGGTGACGAGGCACGTCCATGTGATTGCGAGGGTGAGGTAGCCTGCGGTTGTCGCGAGGGACTGCGCGATAGCGGAAAGCCAATCATCGAGCCAGTCGGTGAGCTAGACCGTCCCTGGCTGCTGCCGTTCGCCAGCTTAACGCGCTTGGTCGAGCTGAGTACCTGCTCGTTCGTCGGCAGCGTTGCCATAATTTGATCGACGCTAACCAAATTCTCGCCACAGATATTGTACTTGCTCTTGATCGCGTCCAGCTGTGCCTTCAGTACGTGGTTCTCCTTCGTCAGCTCGACGACACGCTGCTCCAGCACCATATCGTTGAAGCGACGCTTCTCGCGCGATCGTTTCGCCGCCTCATTGTTGCGTCGCCGCCGATCCCAGTAGCTGTCGTCCTTCTTGTTGTCCGGGATGAATTCCCGCTGCTTGCGCTGTGAGAATAGCTCCTTGCGCTTCAGATGGGCCGCCAGCTCGTAGCCGTTCTGGGGGAACTCCGACTCCGAGGAGGTGTGTGGACTGGCACGGCCagagctgttgctgttgctgctgttgttgctcatCAGTAAGGCACTGTGGGCTGTATTggcgaagaagaaagaatagaaacaaacacaaccaatCAGTCCCAAAGCTGCAAAAAACGGAAGACAGATTTGTTTGGCTGCTGTTCTTCGAGCCGCATCTCAAGTTGGAGATCGTACAAACAGTAGGAAAGATTTTTTGATGCTCGGAACCACTCACCAGGCATGTTGGAATTGGAGTTGTGATTTTGGCCGGGTATTTCACCGTTCAGCGGCGAACCGTTCTGCTGGCGTGTTACAAAGTCCGCCACCATCATAATAATTTCGCTCGAGCCTAGTTTTAGTACATCTGCaagtaaaagcaaaagaaacgcAAGACAACCATTAGAACTTGAACTTTGGAAATTTGATCGATCAAAGGTGATATTCTTAATAATTTGACAAATAAAGAtacaaataatcaaattaatgAAACTAATGTTTACGCTCATGTCTAGCAAATAAATCAACATTCCTCAATAAATCTGCACTGCAACGCAGTTTAGagcaaagcacaaacaaacagtaaaCAACCTGCCGCTTCCTGAGGCGCACGTGAACGTAACATGTGACCAACGTGTTTTGTTGCGCTCGGAATGTGAGGCAACAGCGATCACGCAACGCGACCCACACACCGTCATTCAAATGCCGTTCTCGTGTGCTCGCTGCGGATGATGAGATCCCGTCAATAGCGCAGTACCATCCGGAACACCCGTTCCACGTGCGTTCCAGAGTCCATGATTTGTGTGCCGTTGACAGTCACATTGATGGGCAAATAAGCGTGGCGTGTGTAAGATTGGAGCATTTTTTGGAGTGTGATATCACTCGCACGATACTGATCGTGGTACTTCAACAGCACCGGAACTATGACCCCCGAACCAAAATGTAGTTCTGAGGGTGTTGTTTACGATTTTAAAACCATCGCTTATAGCTGCAAGATAAGCGGATATACATACTTCTGCGGTACAGACGAGAACCGTTACGAAGCCTGGAATcatgaagaaaacaaccaaGTTTAGAATCCTAATCTTGTATCTCGCACCTAATCGTACACTTATCATACCAGGCCACCGATTACGCAACCGATGTCTCCCACGCGTAAACAATCAGTCACGAATTATCAGTACCTGGGTAGCGCACAACAGGAAATGACGCAACGTGGTCTAACACGCCATGCTCGGTAGGTGACGCGTCAACGTCCTTCCCGGAGAGGGGCTCGCGCACAAACACGATTCATGAATCAAAGCCCCGAGAGTGTCTCACCCGAGCCTCACTTATCAGAAGCACGGTGAAGCGACGTTTGCAATTCCTGCGTTCAGTTATCAATAACGCGCAGTGTGACTCCTCTATATCATTTCCAATACACTGCTTGGGACCACATATCGGTACGTTTGGGGGAATATTTTGACGACTAATATCAGAACTCCCGGACGCGGTTTTTGTACACGACGAAGGTGTGGTGCAATTTTTGGGGACGGGGGTTTTTGTATCAATGGTTGTTGTACATAATCACTATCGCAAGGTTATTTTTACCGACGATTCCTGCGTCGTAGTCGGGAAAGGAAGAATTCCCCGCATATTGGAACGCATATTTGCGTCGCCCTGTTCAACAAGTAGCCTTGCCTAGGGAGCTTGTTTGTTGATCCAGCATGATAATGCGACGCAATCttgggttgtttttctgttgttttgcatCACGCCGAGATGCGTCAATACGTCTTACGGGGTTAGGCATGCGAATGACATAACAATTCTTGGCAaggattttccattttacctAACTTGGATGTAATTAGtaatgaggttttttttgttccctgtGATTGTGATAGGATGAATCATACGTATTCTCAATAGATTCAGAAGCTTTCAACCTTTTTTGCGATGAATCATACAAACATACGCGACAGAACAACAATTAGCGATGGTAACTATCTGGACCAAGCCAAATGTATCTTTGTAATATCTTTAATTGAAGATAATATCCAGAACGTCACGAGAACTCCTCAGTTTCTGGACGTATGATGCAATCCTCAGAATCCTGTTTCGCAGCATCTTTCAACACGATCACACCAAATATGCACCAAACGAGCACGGCCATTAAACAGGTATCTCTCGCTCCATGCTCCACTTCATGGAGTCCAATTTGGTggcattcaaaaaaaaaagttcctcgAAACGTCAAAATTACGTCATTCGTACGAATCGCGGTCCGCTCTGGACACATCATTATCACCGTGAGCGTTAGAACGAGATGCTGTGCGTGAGGAATTATTTACCGTTTTCCCACACCATACCCAGCCTCACCCAGCGGAACGATGATACTGTGCGGTGGATTTACATTCTCCACGAATCACGGCCCTGGGGCAAGCAAAACAGAACGGCAAGTTCATCGCGCGCGTTCATCGTGATTAAATACATTTCGAAAAATTGAGTGATccacgatcacacacacattcgcgGATCGTGGGGTGATTTTTTATAGTGTTCTTCTCATTTCGCTGCTGTTATTATACAGAGGGCCTTCCACTTCCTTGTTGTCCTGCTACCGGCTTCACCCACCCCATGTTTGGTGGCGCTTGTTTTGGTTGGCATTGCACGAGGTAAACCACCTTTTTTGACGTCGAGTGGagagggttttatttttgttgttgttgcgttgcCACTGCTACTACCTCCTCCAACACGTACACGCGAGAGCCTCGGTTTCGGTACGCcatcataataataataatacattgGATGGGAGAGAATGGAAGAGGATATGCTGCTCGATCGATTCGCGCAAATGGCGTCGCTGACCGACCTTGATCgccgcgcgcgcgcgtgtcaTTTTGGAGCTTGAAGCGGCGTAGTAAAAGGTGCTAAAGCGGTGAGgccgcacaaaaacaaacattctcgCCGAAACTGAacccccgtgtgtgtgtgtttgagagTGTGGGAAATTAAAGCAATAGAATAGGCTTTTTTCAAGCAAAGACACTACCCAAATTAACACTCAACCACACACCGTGGCAATCGTTCCAGTTTGATAGTTTTTCCCCTCTTCGTTTTTGTGTCTAATCTAACCATTCCGGCATCATAGATTCTCTTTACTAGCccaaacacacgcaaaacaagaaaagattCGTCGACAAGAATGTTCACGTCCGGACATGCTTTTCCTAAAACAAGACGCACCCCTAAAGACCGACCGATTTACACACCGTTTCCCAAAAGATCCGAGAACTTTGCACAAAATGTGTTCCGTCAGCAAAAATAATGAATCGCCACAACCACGAAAAAGGGATGATGAAATCGGTTGAAAATTGCTTCAGCGTGCTGCTCACACTAGTAAAGGGTGAGCAAAGGGGCACTGCAAGAAGTCAACAAGGTATGTGATGGGAACACGAAATCGGAACACCGTTTCTGTATATGTGTGATAATATAGAATATTTCACCTTGTTTTGCAACATCTTGGCAGGCGAAGGGCAAcggcaaggaaaaaaaatggccgaaacgagaacaaaacaaatctcaaCCACCCAAGTTTTTGTATCTCCATCCCCCCATTGCAATGGGTTCCTCGTGTGGAACGTTCTACCGCGGAAAACCACAATCGACACGCTCGATAGGTACATTGACCGCACTATACACGGGAACCCATAGATGACGTCAGATTCGTAATGTCTGTGAGTGagtaacacaacacaacaacccCCCGGCCGTTCAATACACACAGAACGTTCGATGTGGGGCTTCTCATCACCCTAGCTCACCGTCATGAGAAAGTTGGTGCTTTATTTCAtcagacacacaaacaaatgtaCCCCGCGTGTGGCACACCAACAAACGGTGGGATGATCTAATAACACGTCAGACCAAtcgacacacaaaacaaaactgcacgAAGAAAAAGGTCATCTGGGGGTGTTTGGTGAGGAAAAGGAAACGTGCCTGATGGTTCTAAATCTAACCCCGAAAACCATCTATTAGGTGTGATTTTCACAACGGGGTCAAAGTTCACGCCATTTCTTTAGTGGCATTTAGGGGTGGCTGCGTCGTAcactacaacaacaaacacagcCCAACAACCCACACAAAATCAGTCAACTCATCGATCGATCAACGGTCGTGcatgtttttgggggaggaaaaaaaagagaactctCACCCTGACCGAGAACAATTGATAAGGCCACCATCGCACCTGGAATATTGTGCCTGTGCTCGAGAGTAGAGGATAACGATAATCAAATAGAATTTTGGAACGATTTCTAGAAAATTCCTCTCATCTGTAGCACACAAGTGAAAATATCCCACATGCATCGAAAATGCTGTCAAAATGCTGTCACTGCAATCGATGCAAAAAGCACTGTTGCAAAGCAGGGTTTTTACGCTGGCAAACACTTCCACGTGTCAGTGGACGAACTTTGATTGCAACACGTGTTATCGTCTTTATGGTTTTTTCACCATTGAGCTGAATACTACCAGCAATAGGAAAAATGTTAAGCGCAAGCTAAATtgacaatattttaatttaaaaaatacccAGAATACAGTCTAAAACTAAACGACCTTGGGTTCGTCGCGTACGTTTCAAGCTTTTGTATGTTCTTCCTTCACGATAACAAGATTTaataatcaaacatttttaattatgttttcgtCAATTTAAACTATTACATTTCACAGAGTAAAGATTGCTTTAAGACGTcgtattcaatttttaataataaaaatagaacttTGCAATAAATCAATCTTGTCCGAGAAGAGAACAAAGACCACAACAGAAGCCTTGCTatttaacacatttaaatcttgtttttttttaagatgaaTCGAAACTGATGGGGATAACTCACTCTTTTCTTCGAAGCAATGAACGGCAGCACTACTGTTTGGTGCTGATACTAATGGTCGGCGTGTTATGTCTGCTCCTTGTTGTTTCACCTTTCCAGTTGGATTATGGCGGCgagggttttttcttttatcaacaCCCACttttacgtgtttttttcaatttgtttaatgCAACCGAAATGCACTTGATTTGTTTCTTGCTTTCACACGATGCAACTTTTGTtgcgcttttttcttttcgttttcttgtTATTCTCTTAGTTTACTTTTAACGCTGACCCACTGGGTcatcaaacacacataaaaacacacacacacgcacgcttCCTCCGGTTTGAGGGCACTGAAggtaatattaaattaaattcttcacACAAACTGCCCCACTAATGGATTTCCGGGCTAATGCACTTTTCTTACAGCACCTTtgcaatgcgttttttttattgattaccctttttttgttgcactgcTTTTCCACCACTAATATCGTACAGACATACGCACACGTACACCCGTAAGTGTTGTTAATAAATGCGGATCCGATCCGGAAAGGGTGTGCTCTACTTTtctgccctttttttttgctttgaaagtGGGGTGCACCGACTTTCTTctgtttaatattttgccACCGATAGAAACACCAACACACTTACACcgatacacgcacacatacacgctgGTACACGCGAAAGATGCACTCAGAAAAGTGCAGTTTGGATGCACTtgcgtttgctgctgctgctgcacggcACGCGGACGCACGTCTCGTTTTGCACTACTGTGCTCAGGCGCGTCCCCACGGTCACGGTCGGTTATGCTGGGGCATGAACCAATTGCAATCGCCAATGATTCCTGTGGCCAAGGTCTAGACACTTTTCGCCCGTTTGCTTATTCAATTGTACTACAATTCCACACCACTTTCACGCTACGATGTGTTTTTGCACTGCGCCTAggtttatgttgctttttcaacaaaattcaCTTCAcaaatttttcttcacaaaataCTCTTCAAGGAAAAGTACACACTTTAGTCAAAACTGTAACACGCATTAAACTGTtgcgttgttgtttgttttttttttcttctctcagtTGTTGTTGATCCGTTTGTTTGAAACTGCGAGGCAGACCGTAATATTCCGGTGGCCGCGACCGCGCGCTTTTCGCGTCTGCTATGGTTGCGAGCTGTCAAAAGAATGTTGCGTCTGAACGAACGGACGGTACCTCGAAGCCGCGCACAGACGGCCGGCACACCATCGGGCCTCCATTGAGTTCCATCGGCACGAACGCAATGTTGGGGTTGGTGGTTGAAATATTGAACACGGTTTGAAACTTGATGCTGTGTaggaaatttttgtttacGAAAGATACTGTTTTgttaatgaaataataaacttCATTTCTGGTAAATAAATAActgaataagaaaacaaaacttttgctatcaacaataatattttcaatccCTTGATCACATCCGATCGACAAGCAAATCATAAAGAATTTCTGTTAAACTTGCACTTGAGAATCATACACTAGACTTATCCAGACGACGAACCCTGCAAACGAACTCGGGCACTCATTTCGTCTGGTTTCGGGTGCGGGAAACTCACCACCATCGTAAGCGGAAAGTTaacctttgtttgttttgtcagaCTGTTAACAATAAATCTTCTTTCCCTGTAAACTAAACAAAGCAACAGATTATCAATGGTCTTTATCGATTTTAGTTTACAAATGGTTATTATCCACCAAAAACTACTTTGAAAATCTCATTTTCTCACCACCCTTCAGATGAGTTACTGGCTGCCCCGTTTTCTTGTTTAAAGATGACTTCAAAATGGagctctctttccctctctcagACTATACAGCTCTCTCGTTCTTTGCCTCTGGTTTTTCCCCACTTACGCGTGCATGACGCGATCGGTGAGAAATTATGCCAGGTCAGTGATGGAAGAAGATGCCATAGCGCTGGTAGCGAGGGCGCGCGTTTATGTACAAGCGGGTAGAAACAACCCCGTAGAGCAGGATGGGGCGAAGAATGGCGTCTGCAGTAAAACGCGCGTTACCtttttgtgattatttttcttccccccaAAACGTTTCGGTACCGAAGGAACACGTAACAGAGTGACTGTGGCTGTCGGGCAACCAGGGGAAGCCGTTTGGATGGACAGGAACGAAAGGGACGATCTCGGCCAGACGGTCGATGGATTCTCTTTGTTTTCAAGCATGCCGCCTCCTGTGTCTGTCCCTCAGCCTCCCCTCAACTTCCACCCCGAGACCAAAAAACGCTTCTTGCCCCATTCCCCAATGTGTGTGCCTTACCGGAACGAAGGTTTCGCTTTCTTTTATCATGGACCCCGTTGCCGCCGTCGATGTCCATCGTTTGTCGGAACCAAGAACACGTCGAAATggtgtattctttttttttctccattttctccctttttctgCCCTGACACGGACAACAAAGAACTGCAACCGAGCCCGGGGTTGCGTTTATTGGAAAAGGTGTGAGTGCGCCGCAGTGTGTGGTGAAGTGGTGAGTAACTCACTCACTCGTTAGCACATTTCGCAGACGAAACATTGCACTTACAAGAACAGCTCTGGGGGGGTTGTGAAGAGTTGGGGATTTTAAGTAGCAAAAGTAATAGAAAATGGACAGGTAAAAGCATTTGCAGAACATTATCGAAAGAAAAGACGTAAATCATAGTGGAATTGAAGGAGAATTAACATTCTAAAAATTAAGTATTTAAATTGTTGTATTAGTTAAACAAATTGCAAACAGATGAGTTGCTTTTAATCGCTTTTTTCGATGACTCATCGGAATATATGAGttgatttacatttttgctCTGATGCACGTGGCAAAGGTGTTATCCTGTAGTCTGAAATTACATTTCCATTTGTGTAAAGGACATTTCTGACGTTGCATCATCCCTGCCGCATGCCAGGGACTCAATCCCTTTTACGCACAGGATGCCCAGCTGTGTAACCTGCGCTAGATAACGCCCATTACCCAAAAAGGTACCGCACGATGCAGTGCAACGTGACACCAGACATTTTACACACTCATTAGCGCGATAATTGTGCTTCGCCGTATGGGGGCGAGGTTCGGGCTGTTAAGCCACCACCCGCACCGGGGCCGTACGTGTGTTTGGATGCTATTTTTGTACGCACTTCCGTTCGTCCTCCGTCAGTCGTTCTGATTAAAATGGAGGTcgggagaaaggaaaaagccTTTACACTGCAttcatccacacacacaaccattaTCAGTGGCTGCACGTAGGTGAAGGTCTCGCCATGATAGGGTGATATCCGGGAAGCGACGACAGAGATGAGTTGCTGCATAACAGAAACTATTCGAATCAGCATGCAATGGATTGCATCCGTTCGTTTTGCTTCCCGGGATAAGGAATTGAACAGAAAATAATTCGTtttcgaataaaaaataatatcattttAAACGTCAGCCAAAATTCCATGAACATGCCTAAAGCTCTTGTAATCCACACATGTTaacaaatcttcaaaaattttgataaCGTTTTctagaaataaatattaattttatcaatGTTATCTAACTTCAtcagaaaaagtaaaattttcaaaaattttgataaGCTTCgtagaaataaatattaatttcatcaATGTTATCTAACAAAATCGGAAGAAGTAAAAACACCTCATCTACATCAACACAATACAGTTTAACTTGAAAAGCATCCAGAAATGGTTGCATCTTTTCCACTTACATTCGGCAACCCTGTACTTACGATGCGTTAAAAGTGTAATGGTTTTTGCACTGCTCATGCACTTGCAACATGTACTCTTCCCGTATTTTCTAAATCTATTTCTTGCATCACCGAACCAGCGACGGCCACACTCTCCAGCTAGTGCTATTTTCAGCCCACGATCAACTCCCGCATGCAGTGGCGTTGCAATCCGATGCACGTGTTGCAATGTTTGTCGTATGTCTAATGCTTCTACGGCTAATGTGAATTGTTGCTGGCTATTTCCACACCACCACAGGACGTTCTGTGGCATTCTTGTGACGTTTTATGTTGTctgtttgttcgatttttgcaCCACACCATTTAGCGTGGCTCGTTCCGAAAGAAGGAATCCGGTGTCACATTGCCTCCCCATTACGTCAGCACGAAGGTAACAGGATAAAGTAAGTGCAATCACGTGGTGGTTTCTTGGTAGCAGTTATTCTATCATACCTATCAATACTTTATCTGCGTTAGGTAAAACGCGAAAATTCGCGTCGAAGCACGCTTCAAAAACACTTATCTGTAGAAGGAATGTTATCTTACTAGACTTTAACCCATTTATTGCACAATGTGAGTTATAGAAATCAcatgcacaacaacaaaaaagggcacataattataaaatgtaatttattcgTCATTCGATTCGAGTGTGGTTCAAGCTAACAACTTTTCCGGATGACTTTAAATTCGGAACTTACGCTGACTAAGCCAAATACAAATTTAGCATTACGGCGAAAGGATAGCGGGATTAGCTTATATTCCATTCTAGTAACTCCATTTGATGCTTTGAGACATTCAAACTTTTggttgggaaaatatttaccaGCAACGCCACCATGATTCATCTACGtcaattgattttttccaccaaaacaaacatgtaTTGTCCATTTCACTCTCAAGCGTGATGAGTCAagggattttttatttaaccagacaaacataacaaaaacccTCACATGGACGAAAATGGTCTGGCCGTTGGTAAAAATATCAATTCGGATTGATAAAAATAGGTCAACGCCTTCTGGCAATGATTGTATGGCAGTTACGTGTGTCTGTATGAGCAGTTGATTTGATTACTTCGTAGTAAATACAAACGTAATAAAGCAGTAAATTAAACCTCCCGGTGACCCGAGATTAAGGGATGTTTGTTCGCCCAAAaacgaagaaataaaataatcgtCCACAAACCATCGAaaggcgaaaaacaaaaaaacgtgcgTAGGTTCTTAGTCGGTAAGAAACAAACAGGCAAGCAATCAAGCAAATTACCCAACTGGCACACTTTCTGTCaagtgaaataatattttaaagcagagtaaaaaaaaaggaacacaaaaaGATTACACAGTCGCAAAACAGATACGCcatcaacaaatgaaaaaaacgacatttatgcaacaaaaacatcaacaaaagaCGCATTTAAAACCGCACCAAATGTGGAGCTACTCATCATAACCTTGGGAGAAACAGTAAAGAACTTACCCGCAATAACATTCCCTTGCTCGTGCAGAAGCATTGAAAATCTAAaccaaatagcaaaacaaaccctTCCTGCTTTCCTTCTAACCGTCCGATTAGGAAGCCACGAGTTGAAATTAATGCTTCTCGTTACTGGATTCttcccatttctttttttttcatggaaAATGGCGCATGATCATTCCCCGAACTCTGGATGGTGTCGCGAGCTTCTAGTGGAGCTTCTTCATTTACCTCACAAGTGACTTTCGATCACTCAATTGCGCGCATGTTTATGGACGGCATGTGAGACGGTGACACTTGATGCGCTTCTCCAGAGCTGCGCACCTGAATCCGTTCGGACATGGCGTCTCCCTGCCATGTGATCACATTGATGGTCGGTTTTCCTCGTAAACCACGCGCTGCTTACAGGGACGTGGCCCTGGTTCGGAAGGGACTGATGACACGTGTGTACCGGGGGGTCGACCCACCCAAGACGGGAAGGGTGGATCGTGTGCTGATCGCACAAAGAAAGAGGAACAATTTCTCGAAAGACAATGTAGAAGCGCTCTTTTGAGATTAGATCTCGTTGTAACAAgagtaaatatttatataaaatagtttactataatttttttatttaaaatgcttttttttgacaGATTCCTCAATTACTTcgttaagaaaaaatattatttaagaCTCTGTTGTAGCAAAAAGGTTCTTTTGCCCCCACACTGTCCGTCCATCCAtcgttgaatgtttttgtgaTTCCAATCGGCCACGAGTGCACGAGTTCGACGCAAATGTTTCAACTAGACCACCAACTAGCTTCCTCACTGTATCTCCTCCCCTTCCTCCACCCCTCGTTGCACTCTTTTCCGTCCACGTGCTCGTATTTCCCACGAGATATGACTCAATAACGTGAGCTCGAGCATCCGGCCATCGCCCATCGGACGCAGTTACTAGTAGTGCGGGGCATGTTAGGTAATCTTCACCACCAAACGCCACATGATCACCCTCACAACCCCCATCCCACGTTCTCACTCATCCACCCCACCACCCCAAGAATGACCAACGATGCGAAAAAGTGCTCGTGGCCTATTTTATTACGTTCGCGTCATCGGAAAATCGGTAGCGTTCGGTTCGAAAACGTGCCCCGCGTGCATTCGGAAGCTTCTTTGCGTGCCCCGACTTGCGGACCAGACGGTGCGCAAGTGTCCCGGCATAAAGGGGACCCACagctgaagcaaaaaaaaagggaaaaaataattgaacgcCAACAATGTAACGGT
Proteins encoded in this window:
- the LOC125761796 gene encoding E3 ubiquitin-protein ligase arkadia-C-like, producing MMVADFVTRQQNGSPLNGEIPGQNHNSNSNMPAHSALLMSNNSSNSNSSGRASPHTSSESEFPQNGYELAAHLKRKELFSQRKQREFIPDNKKDDSYWDRRRRNNEAAKRSREKRRFNDMVLEQRVVELTKENHVLKAQLDAIKSKYNICGENLVSVDQIMATLPTNEQVLSSTKRVKLANGSSQGRSSSPTGSMIGFPLSRSPSRQPQATSPSQSHGRASSPHSPPVSNGTPHLQQTLLAVVQNAPSTTSTSPGASSIPSSQQAPVIHPNPNVESPPPAGPSSSPTVSSGGAIQHTNGAATYLSPVHAIYRNGTIVEYERASEGGKLSSMEGNGRSPSQIRLELIERNLDDHHHLQQQLAQQQHHHQQQLASSSSQHHHHHHYSHHSREVIRESVIDHHHPHHHHAQHHHQPPHQSHPHQQHLQQQQQQHPHHLHQRVLVSNGELDRDERSPSPTLTPSAAPRFGSPTTTTTSSSAPISSTSPPTIISSTSPAGSPPAHVPVAAHAHSHHYPPHHHHHHPHHIAAHHAHPPHFVVGASSPYASSALPASGYPLTAAAAAVAAYASGAGALYASPPRTTEIASALLTANVLNLSRRAPSPYDSSPPQTASSTASAGSTSEHEEEPDREREVHEHANSLPVKLRHKSHLGDKDAATALLALQNIKQEPIGIRSSSPAWDDGDGSSDERDSGISTNEWPTKAEQKMMVPLPGSPPSASASSAGSASGGGAIVSTAAMAAAAAAVAAAAGKITSIPASVVISKKAEENIHLQSKLARLESEVATIKNMMISNTTGSGFGVTAAAQ